A region of the Desulfurispira natronophila genome:
ATTGGAGTGCCCTGGCCTGGCAGCGCGCCTGAGCCATCAGCTGGGTGTTCCCATCGAGCAGGGTTTTAGTCGCCTGCCCGCTAACTGGCAGCATCGAGTGCAGCAACTTTCCGAGCAGGCACTAAGAAAGGCTATCGATGTGGCTGTGGCCTCCCTGTCAATAGAACAGCTTCAGCAAACAACACCTTCAGAAAAGACGCATCGCTGGCTGGCAGCGGGATCCGGTGGCCTGGGAGGGCTTTTTGGGTTTAGCGCTCTGGCGCTGGAGCTGCCAGTTTCCACCACCATTATGTTGCGCTCAATTGCTGATATTGCTCGTCGTCAAGGTGAAGAGATTCGCAATTTGGATACCCGCCTGGCCTGCCTGGAAGTCTTTGCCCTGGGGGGAATATCGAGTCAGGACGAGGGTAGTGGCAGCGGGTACTACATTGTTCGGGCGGCATTGTCTCGTGCCGTGGTGGACGCCAGCCGCTATCTGGCACAGCGTACCATCACCCAGACGGGAGCACCTCCGTTGGTTCAGTTGATAGCAGCAATTTCTACGCGCTTTGGGGCGGTGGTTTCCCAGAAAGCAGCAGCTCAAATGGTTCCTTTGGTAGGTGCGGCCGGCGGCGCTGTGGTTAATGTGATATTCATGGATCACTTTCAGAATATGGCCCGGGGTCACTTTGTTATTCGCCGGTTGGAGCGAGCATATGGCAAGGAGTATATTCAGCAGCGCTACCAGCAGTTGCTAACCCACAGAGAAGATGCCTTGGGGCAGTCCCGGCAGTAGCTGTATCTCTGGGGCATCGGTGCTTGTTGTCAGCGGCTGTCTCCAGGCAAGAGATCGAAAGCAGCTGGTGTGTCCCGTAGCTCCATGACAAAACGGGCTCCCTGATCGGTGTTTTCCGCTCTTACCGTTCCCTGATGACGATCCTCGACAATGCGGCGCACCAGGTAAAGCCCTAAGCCTTTATCACGGCTCTTGAAAGCGGTGGTCACGTAGGGCTCAAAAACCTGTGGAAGAATCTGATTGTCGATACCGCCGGCTGTGTCTTCCACCGTCATTTCTACGGTGTCGTCGACCTTGCGGGCACTGATAGTGATGTGCGCTCCACTCAGATGGCGCTCATCGACGATAGTGGCAACATTTTCCAGCATTTTGAGGAGAATTTCCACTAAGTCCGACTTGATGGTATTCAGTGTAAGGTCCGCCGGAACTTCTGCCTGTACCGTGATATCTCGCCCTTTGAGATGATGCTGCATAATGTCGAAAGCTTCGGTACACAACTGTTGCAGGGAATAGGGGGCCGGATTTTCGCTGGCGTCGTGCAGGCTGGTGAAGCGGTCGATGGTAAGAGAGAGCTCATCCAGTTGCTCCATGATACCGCCAACCCACTGCTGCACAAACTTTTTTTGCAAAGGCTCCAGCACCAGCTCATCCTCAATCTGTTGGGCCAGCAAGCCCACCACATTGAGGGGTTGCCGCCATTGGTGAGCCAGGTTGATCAGCAAGTGCAACAGCGACTGCTTGCGGCGCTGCTCGTAGATGATAATATCCTGTTCACGTACCTGCTCTACCCTCTTTTCAACCTCCTCGCGCAATTCCCACTCATAGCGTTTGCGCTCGGTAATATCCCGGAGAATACCAATAGCGTGCCAGCGACCCTGGATGCGGATAGCCGAAAGGGAAAGGGCAATTTGGATGGTTTCGCCATCACGGTTCAAGGTCTCCAGTTCCACCATCTTACCGATATTTTTTCCAGTACCGGTTTCCCTGAAGTGTGGCAGTGCGCGGGTAAAGTGCTCTCGATACTTGGGCGGTGCCAGCAGATCGTGGAGACGGTGGCCCAGAGCCTCATCAGCAGAGTAGCCAAAGAGTTTTCTGGCAAAGGGATTCCAGAAGGTGATGCACCCGGTATCGTCCATCATGACAATAG
Encoded here:
- a CDS encoding EcsC family protein, yielding MSTPVDNPPAIINLRPEDEDALEQALEILECPGLAARLSHQLGVPIEQGFSRLPANWQHRVQQLSEQALRKAIDVAVASLSIEQLQQTTPSEKTHRWLAAGSGGLGGLFGFSALALELPVSTTIMLRSIADIARRQGEEIRNLDTRLACLEVFALGGISSQDEGSGSGYYIVRAALSRAVVDASRYLAQRTITQTGAPPLVQLIAAISTRFGAVVSQKAAAQMVPLVGAAGGAVVNVIFMDHFQNMARGHFVIRRLERAYGKEYIQQRYQQLLTHREDALGQSRQ